A genomic region of Caulobacter sp. NIBR2454 contains the following coding sequences:
- a CDS encoding UrcA family protein: protein MFKTVFAAAALTVALAGAAQAQVSVKVSDLDLSKAAGAAQLEQRIARAGRAVCNTEKAAWSRAPECRAAVRAEVQAQLASNGSVQLASR from the coding sequence ATGTTCAAGACCGTTTTCGCCGCCGCCGCCCTCACCGTCGCCCTGGCCGGCGCCGCCCAAGCCCAAGTGTCCGTGAAGGTCTCTGACCTGGACCTGTCCAAGGCCGCTGGCGCCGCCCAGCTGGAACAGCGCATCGCCCGCGCCGGCCGCGCCGTCTGCAACACCGAAAAGGCCGCCTGGTCGCGCGCTCCGGAATGCCGCGCCGCCGTCCGCGCCGAAGTCCAGGCTCAACTGGCTTCGAACGGTTCGGTCCAGCTGGCCTCGCGCTAA
- a CDS encoding EF-hand domain-containing protein, with translation MRALPLLAVLLAAAPTIASAQPDPREMLAKADRNDDGVVERAEAASMRGEMFDRLDRRDRGYLVISAAPRKMKARGEQMRALLVAADADRNGKVTRQEFQSAPMPAFDRADANRDGRIDSKELAALKAR, from the coding sequence ATGCGCGCCCTTCCCCTCCTCGCTGTCCTTCTCGCCGCCGCTCCAACCATCGCGTCCGCCCAGCCCGATCCCCGAGAGATGCTCGCAAAGGCGGACCGGAACGATGACGGCGTGGTCGAGCGCGCGGAGGCCGCGTCTATGCGGGGCGAGATGTTCGACCGGCTCGACCGCCGGGACCGCGGCTATCTCGTCATCTCCGCCGCGCCGCGTAAGATGAAGGCTCGGGGCGAACAGATGCGCGCCCTGCTCGTGGCGGCGGACGCCGACCGGAACGGCAAGGTGACCCGTCAGGAGTTCCAGTCCGCGCCCATGCCGGCTTTTGACCGCGCCGACGCCAATCGCGACGGCCGCATCGACAGCAAGGAGCTGGCCGCCCTCAAGGCAAGATGA
- a CDS encoding UrcA family protein codes for MLKTVFAAAAFSTFIVAAGVSQAEVAVKFSDLDLSKASGAAKLEQRISRASRAMCAVDRGAWAQQAECRAAVREEFQTKLAAIKPASQLASR; via the coding sequence ATGCTCAAGACCGTTTTCGCCGCCGCCGCGTTCAGCACCTTCATCGTCGCCGCCGGCGTCAGCCAAGCCGAAGTCGCCGTCAAGTTCAGCGACCTGGACCTTTCCAAGGCCTCGGGCGCGGCCAAGCTGGAGCAGCGCATCTCCCGCGCCAGCCGCGCCATGTGCGCCGTCGATCGCGGCGCCTGGGCTCAACAGGCCGAATGCCGCGCCGCCGTGCGTGAAGAATTCCAGACCAAGCTGGCGGCCATCAAGCCCGCTTCACAGCTGGCCTCGCGCTGA
- a CDS encoding M16 family metallopeptidase, with product MRIAKAAVLALALSTTALTGLAAAPAVAADIAVPPIVYMERTLANGMKVYWSRDTATPNVTVQVWYGVGSKDDPNGRSGFAHLFEHMMFKATRDMPSETLDRLTEDVGGFNNASTYDDFTNYYEVVPAAHLERLLWAESQRLGALVVDEAIFKSERDVVKEELRQRILAQPYGRLFGLYIPQNSYTTHPYKRPGIGSIEELDAATIDDVRAFHATYYRPDNAALIVVGNFDETQFNAWVDKYLAPIKTPPAALPRVTAVEPARTGPKTITTYGPNVPLPAVVMTWLGPKASDKDAAATAVLNAILSGGKSSRLYNTMVYDKQVAVEAFSGADLPAQPGLIYAGAIVAGDKTIAENEALLKAEVARMRDAPVTAAELDEAKTELIAAAVRDRETIDDRAFALGYALMTEGDAANANSAVAELSAVTAADVQAAARKYMADDRAVTIRYLAESERPKGEAALTTPPPAVPSVKFTGDIVTLRPADQRQAPPPVGQAVNPVLPSPAETVLPNGLKVVVAKSSALPLVAAQLTVKAGASSDPTGKAGTASLMADLLTEGTATRSAQDIAAQSEALGANLSAGSGWESSSLSLNVVKGNLAPAMAIFSDLARNPAFKDEEIERVRSQSLDGLKVAYQQPGSLAGFVTAPVLYAGTPMGHVAGGTPTSLPKIGRADLAALHQGAWRPDNAVLVLTGDVTPDEGFALARSAFGDWKAAGGKALTAPLVNPTAAPRQVIVDLPGTGQASVTLAKTAIARKDPSYYAGIVTNSVLGGGYSARLNQEIRIKRGLSYGANSGLSPRLTTGGFSASAQTKNESAAEVVGLIKAELARLAAQPATPEELTARKSVLIGSYGRSLGTAGGLAGILGDLSFNGIDLTEIQRYTAKVEAVSPADVQAFARTSLDPAKASVVVVGDRSQMGDGIVQALPAAEVIPVDQLNLDSATLKKN from the coding sequence ATGCGCATCGCCAAAGCCGCCGTCCTCGCACTCGCCCTGTCGACCACCGCCCTGACCGGCTTGGCCGCCGCGCCGGCCGTGGCCGCCGACATCGCCGTTCCGCCCATCGTCTACATGGAGCGGACCCTGGCCAACGGGATGAAGGTCTACTGGTCGCGCGACACGGCCACGCCCAATGTGACGGTGCAGGTCTGGTATGGCGTCGGCTCCAAGGACGACCCCAACGGCCGCTCGGGCTTCGCGCACCTGTTCGAACACATGATGTTCAAGGCCACGCGGGACATGCCGTCAGAGACTCTAGACCGCCTGACCGAGGACGTGGGCGGCTTCAACAACGCCTCCACCTATGACGATTTCACCAACTACTACGAGGTGGTGCCCGCCGCCCATTTGGAACGCCTGCTGTGGGCCGAATCCCAGCGCCTGGGCGCTCTCGTGGTGGACGAGGCGATCTTCAAGTCCGAGCGCGACGTGGTGAAGGAAGAGCTTCGCCAGCGCATCCTGGCCCAACCCTACGGCCGCCTGTTCGGCCTCTATATCCCGCAAAACTCCTATACGACCCACCCGTACAAGCGCCCGGGCATCGGCTCGATCGAGGAGCTGGACGCCGCCACCATCGACGACGTGCGCGCCTTCCACGCCACCTACTACCGGCCCGACAACGCCGCCCTGATCGTGGTCGGCAACTTCGACGAGACGCAGTTCAACGCCTGGGTCGACAAGTACCTGGCGCCCATCAAGACACCCCCCGCCGCCTTGCCGCGCGTCACGGCGGTGGAGCCCGCGCGCACCGGGCCCAAGACCATCACCACCTATGGCCCCAACGTGCCGCTGCCGGCCGTGGTCATGACCTGGCTCGGCCCCAAGGCGTCGGACAAGGACGCCGCGGCGACCGCCGTGCTCAACGCCATTCTGTCAGGCGGCAAGTCGTCCCGGCTCTACAACACCATGGTCTATGACAAGCAGGTGGCGGTAGAGGCCTTCTCCGGCGCCGACCTGCCCGCGCAGCCGGGCCTGATCTATGCCGGGGCCATCGTCGCCGGCGACAAGACCATCGCCGAGAACGAAGCCCTGCTGAAGGCGGAGGTCGCCCGCATGCGCGACGCACCGGTCACCGCCGCCGAGCTGGATGAGGCCAAGACCGAGCTGATCGCCGCCGCCGTCCGCGACCGCGAGACCATCGATGATCGCGCCTTCGCCCTGGGCTACGCCCTTATGACCGAAGGGGACGCCGCCAACGCCAACAGCGCCGTGGCCGAGCTGTCGGCCGTCACCGCCGCCGACGTCCAGGCCGCGGCCCGCAAGTACATGGCCGACGACCGCGCCGTGACCATCCGATACCTGGCTGAATCCGAGCGGCCGAAGGGCGAGGCCGCCCTGACCACGCCGCCGCCCGCCGTCCCCAGCGTGAAGTTCACCGGCGATATCGTGACCCTGCGCCCCGCGGACCAGCGCCAGGCCCCGCCGCCCGTCGGCCAGGCGGTCAATCCAGTCCTGCCGTCGCCGGCTGAGACGGTGCTGCCTAACGGTCTGAAAGTTGTGGTGGCCAAGAGCTCGGCCCTGCCTCTGGTCGCCGCCCAGCTGACCGTGAAGGCCGGCGCCTCCTCCGACCCGACAGGCAAGGCCGGGACCGCCAGCCTGATGGCCGACCTGCTGACCGAAGGCACCGCCACCCGCAGCGCTCAGGATATCGCCGCCCAGAGCGAGGCGCTTGGCGCCAACCTGTCGGCCGGCTCGGGCTGGGAGTCGTCCTCCCTCAGCCTCAATGTGGTGAAGGGAAACCTGGCCCCGGCCATGGCGATTTTCTCCGACCTCGCCCGCAATCCGGCATTCAAGGATGAGGAGATCGAGCGGGTCCGCAGCCAGTCCCTGGACGGACTGAAAGTCGCCTATCAGCAGCCGGGCTCGCTGGCCGGCTTCGTCACCGCGCCGGTGCTCTACGCCGGCACGCCCATGGGCCATGTGGCGGGCGGCACCCCGACTTCGCTGCCCAAGATCGGCCGCGCCGATCTGGCCGCCCTGCACCAGGGCGCCTGGCGTCCCGACAACGCCGTCCTGGTGCTGACCGGCGACGTTACGCCTGACGAGGGCTTCGCCCTGGCTCGCTCGGCGTTCGGCGACTGGAAAGCGGCTGGCGGCAAGGCCCTGACCGCCCCACTGGTCAACCCGACCGCCGCCCCGCGTCAGGTGATCGTCGATCTGCCTGGAACCGGCCAGGCCTCGGTGACCCTCGCCAAGACCGCCATAGCGCGCAAGGACCCGAGCTACTACGCGGGCATCGTCACCAACAGCGTCCTGGGGGGCGGCTATTCGGCCCGCCTGAACCAGGAAATCCGCATCAAGCGCGGCCTGTCCTATGGCGCCAATTCAGGCCTGTCGCCACGCCTGACCACCGGCGGATTCTCGGCCTCGGCCCAGACCAAGAACGAGTCCGCCGCCGAGGTGGTCGGCCTGATCAAGGCCGAGCTGGCCCGTCTGGCCGCCCAACCCGCCACGCCGGAGGAGCTGACCGCCCGCAAGTCGGTGCTGATCGGCAGCTACGGCCGCTCGCTGGGCACCGCCGGCGGTCTGGCCGGCATCCTGGGCGACCTGTCGTTCAACGGCATCGATCTGACCGAGATCCAGCGCTACACGGCCAAGGTCGAGGCGGTGAGCCCCGCCGACGTCCAGGCCTTCGCCCGCACCTCGCTCGACCCGGCCAAGGCCAGCGTCGTCGTGGTCGGGGATCGCAGCCAGATGGGCGACGGCATCGTCCAGGCCCTTCCTGCCGCGGAGGTCATCCCCGTCGATCAGCTGAACCTCGACAGCGCCACGCTGAAAAAGAACTAG
- a CDS encoding S24 family peptidase, with protein MSPLSHSQIWSAIDALAARFDMTPSALAKVAGLDPTSFNRSKRFTGEADSRPRWPSTESLSKVLDATGVSLSEFAALSEGGRPVAHRGVPLIGFAQAGSKGFFDDAGFPVGQGWDEVHFPGVAEDGVYALEISGDSMSPVYRDGDRIVVSPATEARRGDRVVVKTTEGEVMAKELVRITASRVELASLNPEYEGRTLDRRDIAWIARILWASQ; from the coding sequence ATGTCGCCCCTCTCCCACTCGCAGATCTGGTCGGCCATAGACGCCCTGGCGGCGCGCTTCGACATGACGCCTTCAGCCCTGGCCAAGGTGGCCGGGCTGGACCCCACCAGCTTCAATCGCTCCAAGCGCTTTACCGGCGAGGCCGACAGCCGCCCGCGCTGGCCCTCCACCGAAAGCCTGTCCAAGGTCCTGGACGCTACGGGCGTCAGCCTCAGCGAGTTCGCCGCCCTGTCGGAAGGCGGCCGGCCCGTCGCCCATCGGGGCGTGCCGCTGATCGGCTTCGCCCAGGCCGGCTCGAAGGGTTTTTTCGACGACGCCGGCTTTCCCGTCGGCCAGGGTTGGGACGAGGTGCATTTCCCGGGCGTGGCCGAGGATGGCGTCTACGCCCTGGAGATTTCCGGCGACTCCATGTCTCCGGTCTATCGCGACGGCGACCGCATCGTCGTCTCTCCCGCGACGGAAGCGCGGCGTGGCGATCGCGTGGTGGTCAAGACCACCGAGGGCGAGGTGATGGCCAAGGAACTGGTGCGCATCACCGCCAGTCGGGTCGAACTGGCTTCGCTCAATCCGGAATATGAGGGGCGCACCCTCGACCGGCGCGACATCGCCTGGATCGCCCGCATCCTCTGGGCCAGCCAGTAA
- a CDS encoding MerR family transcriptional regulator, producing the protein MPAELRRPERTFTIRQLCLEFKVTPRALRFYEDKGLLAPARDGMNRVYSYKDRARLQLILRGKRVGLPLAEIREILELYGAEDGPVMQSAHSLKRFRTRIVEMEQQREDLDQAIIELKGACERLEKQLAEVRPDLLPRAEDYDQMLRARLDGHSYPISAK; encoded by the coding sequence ATGCCCGCTGAGCTACGCCGCCCGGAGCGGACATTCACCATTCGCCAGCTTTGCCTGGAGTTCAAAGTCACCCCCCGCGCCCTGCGTTTTTACGAGGACAAGGGCCTGCTGGCTCCCGCCCGCGACGGGATGAACCGGGTCTATTCCTACAAGGACCGGGCGCGGCTTCAGCTGATCCTGCGCGGCAAGCGGGTCGGTCTTCCGCTCGCGGAAATTCGCGAAATCCTCGAACTCTACGGCGCCGAGGACGGCCCGGTGATGCAAAGCGCGCATTCCCTCAAGCGGTTTCGCACCCGGATCGTCGAGATGGAGCAACAGCGCGAGGACCTGGATCAGGCCATCATCGAGCTGAAGGGCGCCTGCGAACGTCTTGAAAAGCAGCTGGCCGAGGTTCGCCCCGACCTGCTGCCGCGAGCCGAGGATTACGATCAGATGCTACGCGCCCGGCTCGACGGCCACTCCTATCCCATTTCGGCCAAATAA
- the acs gene encoding acetate--CoA ligase, with protein MSDELFPVPAEWAAKAHMDKAAYEAAVARVEADPEGFWREVAGRLDWIKTPTKIKDVSFDKADFRIRWFEDGVLNVSANCIDRHLATRADETAIIFEGDEPGTGGTMTYGELHAEVCCMANVLKSLDVKKGDRVTIYLPMVPVAAVAMLACARIGAVHSVVFGGFSPDSIAGRIEDCGSRVVITADEGCRGGKRIPLKANVDKALEHVAVDKVLMVRLTGKDVPLIAGRDVVYDDVKGAAPADCPPEPMNAEDPLFILYTSGSTGKPKGVLHTTGGYLTWAAWTHELVFDYRPSSPGKKGEIFWCTADVGWVTGHSYVVYGPLANGGTTLIFEGVPNYPTPARFWEVVDRHKVEIFYTAPTALRALMREGDQYVTASSRKSLRLLGSVGEPINPEAWLWYHRVVGESRLPIVDTWWQTETGGVLISPLPGATDLKPGSATKPMPGVKPQLVDAEGAVLEGAVSGNLVLTDSWPGQMRTVFGDHQRFIDTYFSTYPGKYFTGDGCRRDEDGYYWITGRVDDVINVSGHRLGTAEIESALVAHETVAEAAVVGYPHDIKGQGIYAYVTLKAGVEPTDALRKALYSWVREEIGPFAGPDAIQWAPGLPKTRSGKIMRRILRKIAENETGALGDTSTLADPSVVDDLVRNRADV; from the coding sequence TTGAGCGACGAGTTGTTTCCGGTCCCGGCCGAGTGGGCCGCCAAGGCGCACATGGATAAGGCCGCCTACGAGGCCGCCGTGGCCCGCGTCGAGGCTGATCCGGAAGGCTTCTGGCGCGAGGTCGCCGGCCGGCTGGACTGGATCAAGACGCCGACGAAGATCAAGGACGTCTCTTTCGACAAGGCCGACTTCCGCATCCGCTGGTTCGAGGACGGGGTGCTGAACGTCAGCGCCAACTGCATCGACCGCCACCTGGCGACGCGTGCGGACGAGACCGCGATCATCTTCGAAGGTGATGAGCCGGGGACCGGCGGGACCATGACCTATGGCGAACTGCACGCCGAGGTCTGCTGCATGGCCAATGTGCTCAAGTCTCTGGATGTGAAGAAGGGCGACCGGGTCACCATCTATCTGCCGATGGTCCCCGTCGCCGCCGTGGCCATGCTGGCCTGCGCCCGCATCGGGGCGGTGCATTCCGTCGTTTTCGGGGGCTTTTCTCCCGACAGCATCGCCGGCCGGATCGAGGACTGCGGCTCGCGCGTGGTCATAACCGCTGACGAAGGCTGTCGGGGCGGCAAACGGATTCCGCTGAAGGCCAATGTCGACAAGGCGCTGGAGCATGTGGCCGTCGACAAGGTCCTGATGGTCCGCCTGACCGGCAAGGATGTGCCGCTCATCGCCGGCCGCGACGTCGTCTATGACGATGTGAAGGGCGCCGCCCCCGCCGACTGCCCGCCCGAGCCGATGAACGCCGAGGATCCGCTGTTCATCCTCTACACCTCCGGCTCCACCGGAAAGCCCAAAGGGGTGCTGCACACCACCGGCGGCTACCTGACCTGGGCCGCCTGGACCCACGAGCTGGTCTTCGACTACCGGCCCTCCTCTCCAGGAAAGAAGGGCGAGATCTTTTGGTGTACCGCCGACGTGGGCTGGGTCACCGGCCACAGCTATGTGGTCTACGGCCCGCTGGCCAATGGCGGAACGACCCTGATCTTCGAGGGCGTGCCCAACTATCCGACCCCAGCCCGCTTCTGGGAGGTGGTCGATCGCCACAAGGTGGAGATCTTCTACACCGCCCCCACCGCCCTGCGGGCCCTGATGCGCGAGGGTGACCAGTACGTCACCGCCAGCTCGCGCAAGAGCCTGCGCCTGCTGGGCAGCGTCGGCGAGCCGATCAATCCCGAGGCCTGGCTCTGGTACCACCGTGTGGTGGGCGAGAGCCGCCTGCCCATCGTCGACACCTGGTGGCAGACCGAGACCGGCGGGGTTCTGATCTCGCCCCTGCCCGGCGCCACCGACCTCAAGCCCGGCTCCGCCACCAAGCCCATGCCGGGGGTCAAGCCGCAGCTGGTCGACGCCGAGGGCGCCGTGCTGGAGGGCGCGGTCAGCGGCAACCTGGTCCTGACCGACAGCTGGCCCGGCCAGATGCGCACGGTCTTCGGCGACCACCAGCGCTTCATCGACACTTATTTCAGCACCTACCCCGGCAAGTACTTCACCGGCGACGGCTGCCGCCGCGACGAGGACGGCTACTACTGGATCACCGGCCGGGTGGACGACGTCATCAATGTGTCCGGCCATCGCCTGGGCACGGCCGAGATCGAGTCAGCCCTCGTCGCGCATGAGACGGTCGCCGAGGCCGCCGTGGTCGGCTATCCGCACGACATCAAGGGTCAGGGCATCTACGCCTATGTCACCCTGAAGGCCGGTGTGGAGCCGACCGACGCCCTGCGCAAGGCGCTCTACAGCTGGGTGCGCGAAGAGATCGGCCCCTTCGCCGGCCCGGACGCCATTCAGTGGGCCCCAGGCCTGCCCAAGACCCGCTCGGGCAAGATCATGCGCCGCATCCTGCGCAAGATCGCCGAGAACGAGACCGGAGCGCTCGGGGACACCTCCACCCTGGCCGATCCGTCGGTGGTGGACGACCTGGTCAGGAACCGCGCCGACGTCTGA
- a CDS encoding ATP-binding protein yields MRLAADNLAVRLGLILLAGLLALQVAILLIVAWPTDTGARLFRLPPPVKVAAMADALEQAGPSLQPQVLRALDMDPLSVQLLDDYPGQGEEDGGGDHRDAPRLNRLFARYAEGLGGRPFRVQARQGALVRAFSGDQVGAEAPVRVLVELRTGQVLVVERRAPPVFERVKARALTLALVAAAIFAVVLIASVAQTARPVNRLARASRGFSRSLETDDLPLDGARELRELSAAFNEMKRTIRGLVDERTRILAAVAHDFRTYLTRLRLRTDFIDDDEQRTKAAADLDEMAQLIDDTLMFARDATTVPSDGAGVSDAIAEARALAAVRRDMGERVDLRLEVEAASAACPPLPLRRMLGNLLDNAARYAGDARLIVRAEGGQVVFLVEDDGPGAPNESLSRLTEPFERLEPSRGRDTGGAGLGLSIVRGLAESWGGGLRLENRAEGGLRAVLSLPAA; encoded by the coding sequence TTGAGGCTGGCCGCCGACAATCTGGCGGTGCGGCTGGGCTTGATCCTGCTGGCGGGCCTGCTCGCCCTGCAGGTGGCGATCCTGCTGATCGTCGCCTGGCCGACCGATACCGGGGCGCGGCTCTTTCGTCTTCCGCCCCCGGTCAAGGTGGCGGCCATGGCTGACGCCCTGGAGCAGGCGGGGCCAAGTTTGCAGCCGCAGGTCCTGCGCGCCCTCGATATGGACCCGCTCTCCGTCCAGCTCCTGGACGACTATCCGGGGCAGGGCGAGGAGGATGGCGGCGGCGACCATCGCGACGCGCCACGCCTCAATCGCCTGTTCGCTCGGTACGCGGAGGGTCTGGGCGGTCGCCCGTTCCGCGTTCAGGCGCGACAGGGCGCGCTGGTTCGCGCCTTTTCCGGCGACCAAGTTGGGGCCGAGGCGCCGGTGCGGGTGCTGGTGGAGTTGCGCACGGGGCAGGTGCTGGTGGTGGAGCGCCGCGCGCCGCCCGTATTCGAGCGTGTGAAGGCCCGCGCCCTGACTCTGGCCCTTGTGGCCGCTGCGATCTTCGCCGTCGTGCTGATCGCCAGCGTCGCCCAGACGGCGCGGCCGGTAAATCGACTGGCTCGGGCCTCGCGCGGATTCTCCCGTAGCCTGGAGACGGACGATCTGCCGCTGGACGGCGCGCGGGAGCTGCGCGAGCTGTCGGCGGCGTTCAACGAGATGAAGCGGACGATCCGCGGCCTGGTCGATGAGCGCACCCGGATCCTGGCCGCCGTCGCCCACGACTTTCGGACCTATCTGACCCGGCTGCGCTTGCGGACCGACTTCATCGACGATGACGAGCAGCGAACCAAGGCGGCGGCCGATCTGGACGAGATGGCCCAGCTCATTGACGACACCCTCATGTTCGCCCGCGACGCCACGACCGTCCCGTCCGATGGGGCGGGGGTCTCCGACGCGATCGCGGAAGCCCGGGCGCTGGCGGCGGTGCGGCGAGACATGGGCGAGCGGGTGGACCTTCGGCTGGAGGTGGAGGCGGCTAGCGCAGCCTGCCCGCCCCTGCCGTTGCGCCGCATGCTGGGCAACCTGCTCGACAACGCCGCGCGTTATGCGGGGGACGCGCGCCTGATCGTGCGAGCGGAGGGAGGGCAGGTCGTCTTCCTGGTTGAGGACGATGGTCCTGGCGCCCCGAACGAGAGCCTGAGCCGCCTGACCGAGCCGTTCGAGCGGCTGGAGCCTTCGCGTGGGCGCGATACGGGAGGGGCCGGCCTGGGGCTGTCCATCGTGCGCGGTCTGGCGGAAAGCTGGGGCGGTGGGCTGCGGCTTGAGAACCGAGCCGAGGGCGGGCTTCGGGCGGTATTGAGCCTGCCGGCGGCCTAG
- a CDS encoding response regulator, which produces MSQTTLIAVVEDDPEIRSLVAGLLTREGFEVAPCSGGVELDRLLERRRVDLVVLDLMMPGEDGLSICRRLRAGPSETPVLMVTAKGDDIDRVVGLEIGADDYLPKPFNPRELVARVRAILRRTRQANRPPPAPSEVYGFSGWRLDSGSRELTDPGGQRVELTAGEFDLLMVLLAHPRRVLNRDQLLDWTRGRSAVPFDRAVDVQLSRLRRKLGDDPKAPDMIRTVRGGGYLFSPQVVRI; this is translated from the coding sequence ATGTCGCAGACCACACTCATCGCCGTCGTCGAGGACGATCCAGAGATCCGCAGCCTCGTGGCCGGCCTTCTGACCCGGGAGGGGTTTGAGGTCGCCCCCTGCTCCGGCGGCGTGGAGTTGGATCGCCTGCTGGAACGCCGGCGCGTGGACCTGGTGGTGCTCGACCTGATGATGCCGGGCGAGGATGGGTTGTCGATCTGCCGTCGTCTGCGCGCCGGTCCGTCCGAGACGCCCGTGCTGATGGTGACCGCCAAGGGCGACGATATCGACCGGGTGGTGGGGCTGGAGATCGGGGCCGATGATTATCTGCCCAAGCCGTTCAATCCCCGCGAGCTGGTCGCCCGTGTGCGCGCCATACTCAGGCGGACGCGGCAGGCCAATCGACCGCCGCCCGCGCCCAGCGAGGTTTATGGATTTTCGGGCTGGCGCCTGGACTCCGGTTCGCGCGAACTCACCGATCCAGGCGGCCAGCGGGTCGAGCTGACCGCGGGTGAATTCGATCTGCTCATGGTGCTGTTGGCGCATCCGCGCCGGGTCCTGAACCGCGACCAATTGCTGGACTGGACGCGGGGTCGCAGCGCGGTTCCGTTCGATCGGGCGGTGGATGTGCAGCTCAGCCGCCTGCGCCGAAAGCTGGGCGACGATCCGAAGGCTCCGGACATGATCCGCACTGTGCGCGGCGGCGGCTATCTGTTTTCGCCGCAGGTGGTGCGGATTTGA
- a CDS encoding lysine--tRNA ligase, with amino-acid sequence MYKGLSHTAQAAKAWPFEQARALLARVLRIRLSDAERDLAATLINAGKTDEAVKTLPALMRSVIFETGYGPSGLPHLGTFGEVARTTMVRAAFRALTDDAIPTRLISFSDDMDGLRKVPENIENKAVLEEDLGKPLTVVRDPFGTHDSFGAHNNARLQAFLDGFGFEYEFVSATDCYKGGRFDETLLVALERFDAIQKVMLPTLGEERRATYSPFLPVSPTTGRVLQVPTLERNVSKGTIVFQDENGEKTEVPVTGGHVKMQWKPDWAMRWTALGVDYEMAGKDLIDSVKVSSQICRILGGTPPEGFNYELFLDENNQKISKSKGNGLSMEDWLRYGAPESLSYYMFQSPKSAKKLYFDVIPKATDEYLQQLDAYPRQDENQKLGNPVWHVHSGRPPQYGSPVSFSLLLNLVSAADASTKDILWGFLSRYIPGADAQNQPLLDRLAEYAINYYEDFVKPNKAFRAPTEQERTAMLDLLARFKALPEGCQDAEVIQNEVYAAGKDGGFEPLRAWFQGLYEVLLGQSQGPRFGSFAAIFGLDRTIKLLESKILAS; translated from the coding sequence ATGTACAAAGGTCTCTCCCACACCGCCCAGGCCGCCAAGGCGTGGCCGTTCGAACAGGCCCGCGCCCTGCTGGCCCGTGTCCTGCGCATCCGTCTTTCCGACGCCGAGCGCGATCTCGCCGCGACCCTGATCAACGCGGGGAAAACGGACGAGGCGGTGAAGACCCTGCCGGCGCTGATGCGTTCGGTGATCTTCGAAACTGGCTATGGCCCCTCGGGCCTGCCGCACCTGGGCACTTTTGGCGAGGTGGCGCGCACAACCATGGTGCGGGCCGCCTTCCGCGCTCTGACCGACGACGCCATCCCCACGCGCCTGATCTCGTTCAGCGACGACATGGATGGTCTGCGCAAGGTTCCCGAGAACATCGAGAACAAGGCGGTGCTGGAGGAAGACCTCGGCAAGCCGCTGACCGTGGTGCGCGATCCGTTCGGCACGCATGACAGTTTTGGCGCGCACAACAACGCCCGCCTGCAGGCCTTCCTCGACGGTTTCGGGTTCGAGTACGAATTCGTCTCGGCCACCGACTGCTACAAGGGTGGCCGGTTTGACGAGACCCTGCTGGTGGCCCTGGAGCGTTTCGACGCCATCCAGAAGGTGATGCTGCCGACCCTGGGCGAAGAGCGCCGCGCCACCTATTCGCCCTTCCTGCCGGTCAGCCCGACCACGGGCCGGGTGCTGCAGGTCCCGACCCTGGAGCGAAACGTGTCCAAGGGGACGATCGTCTTCCAGGACGAGAACGGCGAAAAGACCGAGGTCCCGGTCACCGGCGGTCACGTGAAGATGCAGTGGAAGCCCGACTGGGCCATGCGCTGGACGGCCCTGGGTGTCGACTACGAGATGGCGGGCAAGGACCTGATCGACAGCGTCAAGGTCAGCTCCCAGATCTGCCGCATCCTGGGCGGCACGCCGCCGGAAGGGTTCAACTACGAGCTCTTCCTGGACGAGAACAACCAGAAGATCTCCAAGTCCAAGGGCAACGGCCTGTCGATGGAGGACTGGCTGCGCTACGGCGCGCCCGAGAGCCTGTCCTACTACATGTTCCAGTCGCCGAAGTCGGCCAAGAAGCTGTATTTCGACGTCATTCCCAAGGCTACCGACGAGTACCTACAGCAGCTGGACGCCTATCCGCGCCAGGACGAGAACCAGAAGCTGGGCAATCCGGTATGGCACGTCCACTCGGGCCGCCCGCCGCAATACGGCTCGCCGGTCAGCTTCTCATTGCTGCTGAACCTGGTGTCGGCGGCTGACGCCTCGACCAAGGATATCCTGTGGGGCTTCCTGAGCCGCTACATCCCGGGGGCGGACGCTCAGAACCAGCCGCTGCTGGATCGCCTGGCCGAGTATGCGATCAACTACTACGAGGACTTCGTGAAGCCGAACAAGGCGTTCCGGGCTCCGACCGAGCAGGAGCGCACGGCCATGCTGGACCTGCTGGCGCGCTTCAAGGCCCTGCCGGAAGGCTGCCAGGACGCCGAGGTCATCCAGAATGAAGTCTATGCCGCGGGCAAGGATGGCGGGTTCGAACCGCTACGCGCCTGGTTCCAAGGTCTTTATGAAGTTCTGCTCGGCCAGAGCCAGGGGCCGCGTTTCGGCTCGTTCGCCGCGATCTTTGGTCTGGATCGCACCATTAAGCTGTTGGAAAGCAAAATTCTTGCCAGCTAA